Proteins from one Arcobacter sp. F2176 genomic window:
- a CDS encoding TonB-dependent siderophore receptor, with the protein MKISHAVALILLANTISYAQTETTQLEDVQVQGSWLGDASTQTVKKYVGSRTVLDSEYLEKTPALNLEEALRTVPGIQIQDETGTGVLPNISVRGLKPGRSDYLNALVNGIPATLAPYSHSSLSLFPVTMDTVEKIDIVRGGAAVHYGPNNVGGVINFITKPITNEVKTTLKETLTTSDEGNLLSDTYLRTGGFVKDDLGLQLQYNGINGDSYRDHSDTDIKNVILDAEYYPTDNSSLKSTLQYYKANADLPGAILPEDYEKDRTISQRKNDNFEGSTKRASLTYTLNPTNNTEFSLINFAQSSKRKFTWGWNDAQKKGFTPLTEDSIRAADRKIDVYGIEPRFTYSTQNQKITVGARYVNEDIDYFLYQTKFNDNIKNTVRDWKIKTSAYAGYISDTISLMNGDFTITPGVRLEKVKMRFKDNINNTNETKDMSEYLPGLSVGYQATNELFLFTNAQKSLKTPQVAQVTKEGELKPELAWNYEIGARYTPNDIFSATTTLYRIDYDNQIEFVRAEDEFKNYKKTLHQGIETLLSLKATDHTKFTLGYTYLDTEQKSGENEGKKLPWVSKHQFSLATDYNISDYDLNLTGIYLSKTFSDTANTKKENMTGSTGENPAYMLWNTKISTKVKINDKLNAKFSFGINNLFDKDYYFRGVDISPIGRIPGQGRTYRVMAQFDF; encoded by the coding sequence ATGAAAATATCACATGCGGTTGCATTAATACTTTTAGCAAATACTATATCTTATGCGCAGACAGAAACTACTCAATTAGAAGATGTACAAGTGCAAGGAAGTTGGTTAGGAGATGCATCAACACAAACGGTTAAAAAATATGTAGGTTCAAGAACTGTTCTTGACTCTGAGTATTTAGAAAAAACTCCAGCGCTTAATTTAGAAGAAGCTTTAAGAACAGTTCCAGGTATTCAAATTCAAGATGAGACAGGGACAGGTGTACTTCCAAATATATCAGTTAGAGGTTTAAAACCTGGAAGAAGTGACTACTTAAATGCATTGGTGAATGGTATACCTGCAACTTTGGCCCCATACAGTCACTCTAGTTTGTCTTTGTTCCCAGTTACAATGGATACAGTAGAAAAGATTGATATAGTAAGAGGTGGAGCAGCTGTTCATTATGGACCAAATAATGTTGGTGGAGTTATAAACTTTATTACAAAACCTATTACAAATGAAGTAAAAACAACTTTAAAAGAGACCTTAACAACATCAGATGAAGGAAATCTTCTAAGTGATACTTATCTAAGAACAGGTGGATTTGTAAAAGATGACTTAGGATTGCAATTACAATATAATGGTATCAATGGTGATTCATATAGAGATCATTCTGATACAGATATTAAAAATGTAATATTGGATGCTGAGTATTATCCTACAGATAACAGTTCTTTAAAATCAACTCTTCAATACTATAAAGCAAATGCTGATTTACCAGGAGCAATACTTCCAGAAGATTATGAAAAAGATAGAACTATTTCTCAAAGAAAAAATGACAACTTTGAAGGAAGTACGAAAAGAGCTTCTTTAACATATACATTAAATCCTACAAATAACACTGAATTTAGTCTTATAAACTTTGCCCAATCAAGCAAAAGAAAATTTACATGGGGATGGAATGATGCTCAAAAAAAAGGCTTTACACCACTAACAGAAGACTCTATTCGAGCTGCTGATAGAAAAATAGATGTGTATGGAATAGAGCCAAGATTTACATATTCAACACAAAATCAAAAAATAACAGTTGGTGCAAGATATGTAAATGAAGATATTGATTATTTCTTATATCAAACAAAATTTAATGATAATATAAAAAATACTGTAAGAGATTGGAAAATAAAAACTAGTGCTTATGCAGGATATATTAGTGATACTATAAGTTTGATGAATGGTGATTTTACAATCACACCAGGAGTAAGATTAGAAAAAGTTAAAATGAGATTTAAAGATAACATAAATAATACCAATGAAACTAAAGATATGAGTGAATATCTACCTGGTCTTAGTGTTGGATATCAAGCAACAAATGAGTTGTTTTTATTTACAAATGCCCAAAAATCACTTAAAACACCTCAAGTTGCACAAGTGACAAAAGAAGGTGAACTAAAACCAGAATTGGCTTGGAATTATGAAATTGGAGCTAGATATACACCAAATGATATCTTTAGTGCTACAACAACTTTATATAGAATAGATTATGATAACCAAATTGAATTTGTAAGAGCAGAAGATGAGTTTAAAAACTATAAAAAAACTTTACATCAAGGTATTGAAACTCTATTAAGTCTAAAAGCGACTGATCATACAAAATTTACTCTTGGATATACTTATTTAGATACAGAACAAAAATCAGGAGAAAATGAGGGTAAAAAACTTCCTTGGGTATCTAAACATCAATTTAGTCTCGCTACTGATTATAATATAAGCGATTATGATTTAAACCTTACAGGAATATACTTAAGTAAAACTTTTTCAGATACGGCAAATACAAAAAAAGAAAATATGACAGGTAGCACAGGTGAAAATCCTGCTTACATGTTATGGAATACAAAAATCTCAACAAAAGTTAAAATAAATGACAAACTAAATGCTAAGTTTAGTTTTGGAATAAATAACTTGTTTGACAAAGATTATTACTTTAGAGGAGTAGATATAAGTCCAATAGGAAGAATCCCAGGACAAGGTCGAACATATAGAGTTATGGCTCAGTTTGATTTTTAG
- a CDS encoding nucleotidyltransferase family protein yields the protein MEKSINLAVLILAAGTSSRLGEPKQLLNLKGKSLINIAIEKALELTSNVTVVLGHKNDEVKKEIENKNINIIINPNYEDGMGNTIAFGVSNIKEEKVLIMLCDQPLIPIKHYENLIKLSNENKDKIICSQYKNQHAVPTIFPKKYFEELKKLKGNKGAKQLFLKYEPISIVLADNFSFDVDTKEDWQELLKNS from the coding sequence ATGGAAAAATCCATTAATCTAGCTGTTTTAATACTAGCTGCTGGAACTTCAAGTCGTCTTGGAGAGCCAAAACAACTATTAAACCTAAAAGGTAAATCTTTAATAAATATTGCAATTGAAAAAGCTCTAGAATTAACTTCAAATGTGACTGTTGTCTTAGGTCATAAAAATGATGAGGTAAAAAAAGAGATTGAAAATAAGAATATAAATATAATAATAAACCCAAACTATGAAGATGGTATGGGAAATACTATAGCCTTTGGAGTATCAAATATAAAAGAGGAAAAAGTTTTAATAATGCTTTGTGACCAACCTTTGATACCAATAAAACATTATGAAAACCTAATAAAGCTATCAAATGAAAATAAAGATAAAATAATCTGCTCACAATATAAAAATCAACATGCAGTACCTACAATATTTCCTAAAAAATATTTTGAAGAATTAAAAAAACTAAAAGGAAATAAAGGAGCAAAGCAACTTTTTTTAAAATATGAACCTATAAGTATTGTCTTAGCTGATAATTTTTCTTTCGATGTGGATACAAAAGAGGATTGGCAAGAGTTACTTAAAAACTCTTAA
- a CDS encoding SapC family protein, whose translation MYKNIEVLDKEKFKDIKFTEVEAKEVGKNIGLIPLGFTEIWNASHDCAVIISAGENAEFLAFCGVTNEVTIFNKENVYLPAFIRTYPFLNMDVRNEKNEASSVIGIDKNPQFVAKNKKISIIDKDKNISKEANDKIELVRELNRQREVSRKIILELKEHDLLVKKDLNVKVQEEEKVILEEFYIIDIQKLVKLDDKILATWARKGWMGIFDAHVKSIANFKKVLESNK comes from the coding sequence ATGTATAAAAATATAGAAGTTTTGGATAAAGAAAAATTTAAAGATATAAAATTTACGGAAGTAGAAGCAAAAGAAGTTGGTAAAAATATCGGACTTATACCTCTTGGTTTTACAGAAATTTGGAATGCAAGTCATGATTGTGCTGTTATAATAAGTGCTGGTGAAAATGCTGAATTCTTAGCTTTTTGTGGAGTTACAAACGAAGTTACTATTTTCAATAAAGAAAATGTTTATCTACCAGCATTTATAAGAACATATCCTTTTTTAAATATGGATGTTAGAAATGAAAAAAATGAAGCTAGTAGTGTTATAGGGATAGATAAAAACCCACAATTTGTAGCAAAAAATAAAAAGATATCTATAATAGATAAAGATAAAAATATTTCAAAAGAAGCAAATGATAAGATTGAATTAGTACGGGAATTAAATAGACAAAGAGAAGTTTCAAGAAAGATAATTTTAGAACTAAAAGAGCATGATTTATTAGTTAAAAAAGATTTAAATGTAAAAGTACAAGAAGAAGAAAAAGTAATTTTAGAAGAGTTTTATATTATTGATATTCAAAAACTTGTTAAACTTGATGATAAAATATTAGCTACTTGGGCTAGAAAAGGTTGGATGGGTATATTTGATGCTCATGTAAAATCTATTGCTAATTTTAAAAAAGTTTTAGAATCAAATAAATAA
- a CDS encoding FkbM family methyltransferase, protein MYIGKSIEEYGEFSIHEANLFEKICKEGDIVFEVGSNIGTHTQILSQIVTNKGRVIAFEPQRLAFQTLCANLAINSITNVDAYNQAVGQKIDKINVPDLDYSKSNNFGGISLQNIQNGKEVYQRTLDEFINKLSHLDFLKIDVEGMEIDVLLGAKKIVSKFKPIIYLENDRQEKSEKLIKLMWSMGYKLYWHLPPLYNLDNFFSNSNNIFENIVSVNMFCIHESLKYDFDLNEFNLKEITDALFHPMSQKKLEKEKEYKVKLKEYEDAYRNRDYQKALNIISSLIEKGYKNGEIYNNLGFLYSKLQKWQDSVDSYQIALRLDPNYLSSYFNFAALLKGLKRYKDALQVYVMGVRKYPKDFNLHNNIGMVYETLGDDNNAIEAYKNAVRVNPKFAKAINNIAVILYKQKRYKESSDMFELALKTDPNYVEVYSNLGAALNRQKRYGESIKALETAIEKLPKSAGAYTNLGNVYNKLFEYKKAEELHKKSIKLEPKGSNAYANLASSLKNQGLVKKAIDSYRKAITYEPSFVNAHFDLSTALLTLGEFEEGFLEYEWRFKKDEMIPHIVKYKEIFSKPMLTKNTNAKDKVVLIHSEQGFGDSIMFARFIPQIKEKFSCKIIFKARDELVELFKNNCDIDEVYYRSKPTPEFDFHLPIMSAAFVLGIKDYKDFSSSAYINNLEDDKTLAIQKENKKYNIGICWSASVTGESYEGKVFDLKYFEPLINSENFNIYSLQVGDGKNDIEENCFTDKIIDITDSLTDFKKTAIFAKKLDLVITSDTSVAHLCGAIGVKTWTLLQKFPDWRWENKGEKSYMYDSMKLIRQKHDRNWETVFQSLFDKVQKEFKVKL, encoded by the coding sequence ATGTACATTGGCAAATCAATAGAAGAGTATGGTGAATTTTCAATCCATGAAGCAAATTTATTTGAAAAGATTTGTAAGGAAGGTGATATTGTTTTTGAAGTGGGTTCTAATATTGGAACCCATACTCAAATACTATCTCAAATAGTAACTAACAAAGGTAGAGTTATCGCCTTTGAACCTCAAAGATTAGCTTTCCAAACCCTTTGTGCAAACTTGGCAATCAATAGTATTACAAATGTAGATGCTTATAACCAAGCAGTTGGTCAAAAAATTGATAAAATAAATGTACCTGATTTAGATTATTCAAAAAGTAATAATTTTGGTGGAATAAGTTTACAAAATATACAAAATGGTAAAGAAGTTTATCAAAGAACTTTGGATGAATTTATTAATAAATTAAGTCATTTAGATTTTTTGAAAATAGATGTGGAAGGCATGGAAATAGATGTTCTTCTTGGGGCTAAGAAGATTGTATCAAAATTCAAACCAATTATCTATTTAGAAAATGACCGACAAGAAAAATCAGAAAAATTAATCAAACTAATGTGGTCGATGGGCTATAAACTATATTGGCATTTACCACCTTTGTATAACTTAGATAATTTTTTTAGCAATAGTAATAATATTTTTGAAAATATAGTTTCTGTAAATATGTTTTGTATTCATGAAAGTTTGAAATATGATTTTGATTTAAATGAGTTCAATTTAAAAGAGATAACTGATGCACTTTTTCATCCTATGAGTCAAAAAAAGCTAGAAAAAGAAAAAGAGTATAAAGTCAAATTAAAAGAATATGAAGATGCTTATAGGAATAGAGATTATCAAAAAGCTTTAAATATTATTTCTTCTTTGATAGAAAAAGGATATAAAAATGGAGAGATTTATAATAATTTAGGTTTTTTATATAGTAAACTTCAAAAATGGCAGGATTCAGTTGATTCTTATCAAATAGCTTTAAGACTTGACCCAAATTATTTAAGTAGTTATTTTAATTTTGCAGCCTTACTAAAGGGCCTAAAAAGATATAAAGATGCCTTGCAAGTTTATGTTATGGGTGTGAGAAAATATCCAAAAGATTTTAATTTACATAATAACATTGGAATGGTTTATGAGACTTTGGGAGACGATAATAACGCCATTGAAGCATATAAAAATGCTGTTAGAGTTAATCCAAAGTTTGCAAAAGCAATTAATAATATTGCAGTAATTTTATATAAACAAAAAAGATACAAAGAGTCTAGTGATATGTTTGAGTTAGCTCTTAAAACAGACCCTAATTATGTGGAAGTGTATAGTAATCTAGGAGCTGCACTTAATCGTCAAAAACGATATGGTGAGTCAATAAAAGCTTTAGAAACAGCCATAGAAAAACTACCTAAAAGTGCAGGGGCCTATACAAATCTTGGGAATGTATATAATAAATTATTTGAATACAAAAAAGCAGAAGAACTTCATAAAAAATCTATCAAACTAGAACCAAAAGGTTCTAATGCATATGCAAATTTAGCCTCATCTTTAAAAAACCAAGGATTAGTTAAAAAAGCTATAGACTCTTATAGAAAAGCAATCACTTATGAACCAAGTTTTGTAAATGCACACTTTGATCTTTCTACTGCTTTATTAACTTTGGGTGAGTTTGAAGAGGGATTTCTTGAATATGAATGGAGATTTAAAAAAGATGAAATGATTCCTCATATTGTAAAATATAAAGAGATATTTTCAAAACCAATGCTTACAAAAAATACTAATGCAAAAGATAAAGTTGTTTTAATACATAGTGAGCAAGGATTTGGTGATAGTATAATGTTTGCAAGATTTATACCTCAAATAAAAGAAAAATTTTCTTGTAAAATTATATTTAAAGCACGGGATGAACTTGTGGAACTATTTAAAAATAATTGTGATATTGATGAAGTTTATTATAGAAGTAAACCAACACCAGAATTTGATTTTCATCTTCCTATTATGAGTGCAGCTTTTGTCTTAGGTATTAAAGATTATAAAGATTTTAGTTCAAGTGCATATATAAATAATCTAGAAGATGATAAAACTTTAGCTATACAAAAAGAAAATAAAAAATATAATATTGGGATTTGTTGGAGTGCAAGTGTAACAGGTGAGAGTTATGAAGGTAAAGTTTTTGATTTAAAATACTTTGAACCTTTAATAAATAGCGAAAATTTTAATATTTATTCTTTACAAGTTGGTGATGGAAAAAATGATATTGAAGAAAATTGTTTTACAGATAAAATTATTGATATAACAGATTCTTTAACTGATTTCAAAAAAACTGCAATTTTTGCAAAAAAGTTAGACTTAGTTATAACTTCAGACACAAGTGTTGCTCATCTTTGTGGTGCAATAGGCGTAAAAACATGGACTTTATTGCAAAAATTTCCAGACTGGAGATGGGAAAATAAAGGTGAAAAGTCTTATATGTATGACTCTATGAAATTGATTAGACAAAAACATGATAGAAATTGGGAAACAGTTTTTCAATCTTTGTTTGATAAAGTTCAAAAAGAGTTTAAAGTAAAGTTATAA
- the rlmF gene encoding 23S rRNA (adenine(1618)-N(6))-methyltransferase RlmF: MAHKEHKKGLHPRNPHNKRYDFPKLIKSLPKLADYVFKNKYDEVSIDFADAKAVMALNKALLSHFYNIKKWSIPEGYLCPPIPGRADYLHYIADILAEFHGGKIPKGSKIKGLDIGIGANCIYPIVGNSVYGWSFVGSDIEKESLESSQKIIEDNDSLKGNVECRLQTNHDSIFTGIIKEDDRFDFTLCNPPFHKSQEEAQAGSKRKVQNLTKQVVNKASLNFGGKSNELWCKGGEVAFVKAMIKQSKKYAKNCFWFSTIVSKKDNLQFIYDTIDYVKPTEYDTIEMQHGQKISRIVIWTFLTKEEQKQWASKWKD, encoded by the coding sequence ATGGCACATAAAGAACACAAAAAAGGTTTACATCCAAGAAACCCTCACAACAAAAGATATGATTTCCCAAAACTTATAAAAAGTTTACCAAAACTTGCAGATTATGTTTTTAAAAATAAGTATGATGAAGTATCAATTGATTTTGCAGACGCAAAGGCTGTTATGGCATTAAATAAAGCACTTCTTTCACACTTTTATAATATCAAAAAATGGTCGATACCTGAGGGCTATTTATGTCCTCCAATTCCAGGACGGGCTGATTATCTTCACTATATTGCTGATATCTTAGCTGAGTTTCATGGTGGAAAAATACCAAAAGGTTCTAAAATAAAAGGGCTTGATATTGGTATAGGGGCTAATTGTATCTATCCTATCGTTGGAAATAGTGTTTACGGTTGGTCATTTGTAGGTAGTGACATAGAAAAAGAATCTCTTGAATCATCTCAAAAGATTATAGAAGATAATGACTCTTTAAAGGGTAATGTTGAGTGTAGATTACAAACAAACCATGACAGTATCTTTACTGGTATCATAAAAGAAGATGATAGATTTGATTTTACTTTGTGTAATCCTCCTTTCCACAAATCCCAAGAAGAAGCTCAAGCTGGAAGTAAAAGAAAGGTTCAAAATCTTACAAAACAAGTAGTAAATAAAGCTTCTTTGAACTTTGGTGGTAAGAGTAATGAACTTTGGTGCAAAGGTGGAGAAGTAGCCTTTGTAAAAGCTATGATAAAACAGAGTAAAAAATATGCTAAAAACTGTTTTTGGTTTAGTACAATCGTATCAAAAAAAGACAATCTACAATTTATCTATGACACTATTGATTATGTGAAACCTACAGAATATGACACCATAGAGATGCAACATGGGCAAAAGATAAGTAGAATAGTTATTTGGACATTTCTTACAAAAGAAGAGCAAAAACAGTGGGCTTCAAAGTGGAAGGATTAA